The genomic window GGGTGGCGAGCCCGGGAACCTGAACCTGGTGATCACCAACGGCCGGCATCTGTATGCGCTTTGCCGGGGAGGACCCATGGCCTTGCTCGCGCGCGAGTCCGAGCCGCAGCCTCGCGACGCGCCCGAGGAGGCCGCGACCAGCGACGTGGCGAGCCTACGCCGCGGCTTTCGCTACACGCTCTTGGCTTCCGGGCTCGAGCAAGCACCCGTGGGCTACCAGACGATGCGGCAAGGCTGCATGGCTACGGTCGACCGGGACTTCCGCGTCAATCTCGAGCCGCTCTAAGGAGACGCCCAACTCCCGCACGGCCTTACAGGCTCAGGGTTGGCGTAACCGTTGACGCCTGAAAACCCGACTTCCTGGAGCCTGAACGGTTAGGGGTTGGCGCGTTAGGGCTTGGGTGGTTTGCTGTCCGACGACCACTGCTTGAGGATCTTGTGCCGAAGCTCGGCTCGGCGCCGGCGGGCAGCAGGAATCAGCGCCGAACGAGGCCAGCGGCGCAGAATCGTACGGATGGCGTTGCGCGCCTCGTCGAGGCGCCCATTTGCTTCAGCGCAATGGCTGAGCAGCCAGGCCGCCTCCACGTGCAGGTCCCGATCTACGTTCTGCCCCAGAACCTGACGGGCGTACACGGCCGCTTGCTCGGCTCGACCGAGCCGCAGCAACGCTCGACCGAGCTGCAACTTCAGCGCGGGTAGATGGGACGCCCCCTCCTTCAGACGTATCGCTTCATGGAACTTATCCGTCGCCTCTGCAAAACGACCCGTCCGCATGAGCCCGAGCCCCGCCTGGTAGGCCGCAACCGAGAGGTCTAGCCGAAACTGCTCCACCGTGTCGCGGAAGACCTGCGCCTCCGTGCGCGACAGCTGCTCAGCACGAACATCGTCGTAGCCTTCCACCACTGCAACCCGCTCCCGATGCTTAATAAGCTTGTAATAGTCCGCCGCCTTGGCCTCGGCGTTGGCGCGCCGGGCAGCCTGACGGGTCTGTTCCGCCACATCTCGACGCAGGTCCTGCACTTGGCGCGCGAGCGTCTCCTTCTCCGACTCGATCTCACCGACCCGCACGTCGGACCATAACTTGAGCCCCACAAAAGACAGCGTCGCGACCACCACGTAGGCGACGGCGCCGTTCCAGTTGAATCGACGCTCGTAGTCCGCCTGCCGCTTGCCTATGGACTTGATATCCGCAGCGAGCGAGTTCGTGAGGTTGTTCGTCTTGATGACCAGACTCCGAGATTCGATGATCTC from Pseudomonadota bacterium includes these protein-coding regions:
- a CDS encoding tetratricopeptide repeat protein; the encoded protein is MPRPDAGVIPAEMQDVDDEIREIKKEIIESRSLVIKTNNLTNSLAADIKSIGKRQADYERRFNWNGAVAYVVVATLSFVGLKLWSDVRVGEIESEKETLARQVQDLRRDVAEQTRQAARRANAEAKAADYYKLIKHRERVAVVEGYDDVRAEQLSRTEAQVFRDTVEQFRLDLSVAAYQAGLGLMRTGRFAEATDKFHEAIRLKEGASHLPALKLQLGRALLRLGRAEQAAVYARQVLGQNVDRDLHVEAAWLLSHCAEANGRLDEARNAIRTILRRWPRSALIPAARRRRAELRHKILKQWSSDSKPPKP